From a single Mycolicibacterium moriokaense genomic region:
- a CDS encoding citrate synthase has product MAEKDEHATLSYPGGELELDVVHATEGADGVALGSLLAKSGYTTYDEGFVNTASTKSAITYIDGDAGILRYRGYPIEQLAEKSNFIEVSYLLIYGELPTAEQLDKFTTQIQRHTLLHEDLKRFFDGFPRNAHPMPVLSSAVNALSAYYQDSLDPFDDEQVELSTIRLLAKLPTIAAYAYKKSVGQPFLYPDNSMSLVENFLRMTFGLPAEPYEVDPELVRALDMLFILHADHEQNCSTSTVRLVGSSQANLFTSISGGINALWGPLHGGANQAVLEMLEKIRLADGDVHDFVKKVKNREDGVKLMGFGHRVYKNYDPRARIVKEQADKILGKLGGDDELLDIAKSLEEVALTDDFFIERKLYPNVDFYTGVIYRAMGFPTRMFTVLFALGRLPGWIAHWREMHDEGSGKIGRPRQIYTGYTERDYVEQGSR; this is encoded by the coding sequence GTGGCCGAAAAAGACGAGCACGCCACCCTCAGCTACCCAGGTGGCGAGCTTGAATTGGACGTCGTCCATGCGACCGAAGGTGCCGACGGCGTCGCACTGGGTTCGCTGTTGGCCAAGTCCGGCTACACCACCTATGACGAGGGATTCGTCAACACCGCCTCGACCAAGAGCGCCATCACCTACATCGACGGTGACGCCGGGATCCTGCGGTACCGGGGTTACCCGATCGAGCAGCTGGCGGAGAAGTCGAACTTCATCGAGGTCAGCTACCTGCTGATCTACGGTGAGCTGCCCACCGCCGAGCAGCTGGACAAGTTCACCACCCAGATTCAGCGGCACACTCTGTTGCACGAGGACCTCAAGCGGTTCTTCGACGGGTTCCCGCGCAACGCGCACCCGATGCCGGTCCTCTCCAGCGCGGTCAATGCGCTGAGCGCCTACTACCAGGACTCGCTGGACCCCTTCGACGACGAGCAGGTCGAACTCTCGACGATCCGGCTGCTGGCGAAGCTGCCGACGATCGCGGCGTATGCGTACAAGAAGTCCGTCGGGCAACCGTTCCTGTACCCGGACAACTCGATGAGCCTCGTGGAGAACTTCCTGCGGATGACGTTCGGTCTGCCCGCCGAGCCCTATGAGGTCGACCCGGAGTTGGTGCGGGCACTGGACATGCTTTTCATCCTGCACGCCGACCACGAGCAGAACTGTTCGACGTCGACGGTGCGGCTCGTCGGGTCGTCGCAGGCCAACCTGTTCACGTCGATCTCCGGCGGCATCAACGCGCTGTGGGGCCCGCTGCACGGCGGCGCCAACCAGGCGGTGCTGGAGATGCTCGAGAAGATCCGGCTGGCCGACGGTGACGTGCACGACTTCGTCAAGAAGGTCAAGAATCGCGAGGACGGCGTCAAGCTGATGGGCTTCGGCCACCGGGTGTACAAGAACTACGACCCGCGGGCGCGCATCGTCAAGGAGCAGGCCGACAAGATCCTGGGCAAGCTCGGCGGCGACGACGAACTGCTGGACATCGCGAAGTCGCTCGAAGAGGTCGCCCTGACCGACGACTTCTTCATCGAGCGCAAGCTCTACCCGAACGTCGACTTCTACACCGGTGTGATCTACCGGGCCATGGGCTTCCCGACGCGCATGTTCACCGTGCTGTTCGCGCTGGGTCGGTTGCCCGGGTGGATCGCGCACTGGCGTGAGATGCACGACGAGGGCAGCGGCAAGATCGGCCGGCCGCGCCAGATCTACACCGGTTACACCGAGCGCGACTACGTCGAACAGGGCTCGCGTTAG
- a CDS encoding MFS transporter, with product MSSRRKAIILVSCCLSLLIVSMDATIVNVAIPNIRADLGASASQLQWVVDIYTLVLASLLLLAGAAADRFGRRRTFQLGLTVFAIGSLMCSLAPNIQTLIAARFLQAVGGSMMNPVAMSIITQVFTGRVERARAIGIWGGVVGISMAIGPIVGGTLIEYSSWRAVFWINLPICAIAILLTAIFVPESKSATMRDIDPVGQGLGMAFLFGIVYVLIEGPNFGWGDVRTIAVAVVAVLALLAFLIYESRRHDPFIDLRFFRSVPFASATMIAVCAFAAWGAFLFMMSLYLQEERGFSAMKTGLIYLPVAIGALVFSPLSGRMVGRFGGRPSIVISGVLITASTVLLAGLTATTPVWRLLVIFAVFGIGFSIVNAPITTAAVSGMPTDRAGAASAIASTSRQVGVSLGVALCGSVAGAALATMGADFAVAARPLWLICAALGLTITALGIYSTSSRALRSADRLAPLIAGTDVRREVADVI from the coding sequence ATGAGCAGTCGGCGCAAGGCCATCATCCTGGTGTCCTGCTGCCTGAGCCTGCTGATCGTGTCGATGGACGCGACGATCGTCAACGTCGCCATTCCCAACATCCGCGCGGATCTCGGCGCGTCGGCGTCGCAGCTGCAGTGGGTGGTCGACATCTACACGCTGGTGCTGGCGTCGCTGCTGTTGTTGGCTGGTGCGGCCGCCGACAGGTTCGGCCGCCGGCGCACGTTCCAGCTCGGTCTCACGGTCTTCGCGATCGGCTCGCTGATGTGCAGCCTTGCGCCGAACATCCAGACACTGATCGCGGCGCGATTCCTGCAGGCGGTCGGCGGCTCGATGATGAACCCGGTCGCGATGTCGATCATCACCCAGGTCTTCACCGGCCGGGTCGAGCGCGCCCGCGCGATCGGCATCTGGGGTGGCGTCGTCGGTATCTCGATGGCAATCGGCCCGATCGTCGGCGGCACGCTCATCGAGTACTCAAGCTGGCGCGCGGTGTTCTGGATCAACCTGCCGATCTGTGCGATCGCGATCCTGCTGACGGCGATCTTCGTCCCCGAATCCAAGTCGGCCACGATGCGCGACATCGACCCGGTCGGCCAGGGCCTCGGCATGGCCTTCCTGTTCGGCATCGTCTACGTCCTCATCGAAGGGCCGAACTTCGGGTGGGGCGACGTGCGCACGATCGCGGTGGCGGTCGTCGCGGTGCTCGCGTTGCTGGCTTTCCTGATCTACGAGTCGCGGCGCCACGACCCGTTCATCGATCTTCGGTTCTTCCGCAGCGTCCCGTTCGCGTCGGCGACCATGATCGCGGTCTGTGCGTTCGCCGCGTGGGGTGCGTTCCTGTTCATGATGTCGCTGTACCTGCAGGAGGAGCGCGGCTTCTCGGCCATGAAGACCGGGCTGATCTATCTGCCGGTGGCTATAGGCGCACTTGTCTTCTCACCGCTGTCGGGCCGGATGGTCGGTCGATTCGGCGGCCGGCCGTCGATCGTCATCTCGGGTGTGCTGATCACCGCGTCGACGGTGCTGCTCGCGGGTCTGACAGCGACGACGCCGGTTTGGCGGCTGCTCGTGATCTTCGCGGTGTTCGGTATCGGGTTCTCGATCGTCAACGCGCCGATCACCACCGCGGCCGTGAGCGGTATGCCGACGGACCGGGCCGGGGCCGCGTCGGCCATCGCTTCGACCAGCCGGCAGGTCGGCGTGAGTCTCGGTGTGGCGCTGTGTGGTTCGGTCGCAGGGGCGGCGCTGGCGACGATGGGTGCGGACTTCGCCGTGGCCGCGCGGCCGCTGTGGTTGATCTGCGCGGCGCTGGGGCTGACGATCACCGCGCTCGGGATCTACTCGACGTCGTCACGCGCACTGCGTTCCGCTGATCGTCTTGCGCCGCTGATTGCCGGAACCGATGTGCGACGGGAGGTCGCCGATGTCATCTAA
- a CDS encoding MarR family winged helix-turn-helix transcriptional regulator: MSSNPLADEVWRAMAAVVMDNRDSWKRAVVEQSGLPFSRIRILKRLSRQSMSVKELAHAATIDAPAATVAVNDLENRGLVVREIDPTNRRYKIVSLTEQGRAVVRKIEEIDDPAPDVFAALGDAELKQLQETLRKLRT, encoded by the coding sequence ATGTCATCTAACCCGCTGGCCGACGAGGTCTGGCGCGCCATGGCTGCGGTGGTGATGGACAACCGCGACAGTTGGAAGCGGGCCGTGGTGGAGCAATCGGGCTTGCCGTTCAGCAGGATTCGCATCCTCAAGCGGTTGAGCCGGCAATCGATGTCGGTGAAGGAGCTGGCGCACGCGGCGACCATCGATGCGCCCGCGGCCACGGTGGCGGTCAACGACCTGGAGAACCGCGGACTGGTGGTGCGCGAGATCGATCCGACGAATCGGCGGTACAAGATCGTGTCGCTCACCGAGCAGGGCCGCGCGGTGGTGCGGAAGATCGAAGAGATCGACGATCCGGCGCCCGACGTGTTCGCGGCGTTGGGCGATGCGGAACTGAAGCAGCTGCAGGAGACTCTGCGAAAGTTGCGGACGTAA
- a CDS encoding phytoene desaturase family protein codes for MVGGGHNGLVAAAYLARAGRRVQVLERLDHVGGAAVSAHAFEGVDARLSRYSYLVSLLPRRIVEDLGARVRLARRRYSSYTPDPETGGRTGLLIGPSSTFGAIGADADETGFDEFYQRARALTSRLWPTLLQPLCTRYEARTQVGDDAAWRSIIDEPIGHAITSAVSNDLVRGVMATDALIGTFARLDDPSLTQNICFLYHLLGGGTGDWDVPIGGMGAVSGALAAAATGHGAEIACGADVYHIDPDGQVCYRRDGREHRVNATHVLANVTPTVLAALLDEPAPDQAPGAQVKVNLMLRRLPRLRDETVGPEQAFGGTFHINETYRQLDTAYTRADHGVVPDPLPCEIYCHSLTDPTILSDELRASGAQTLTVFGLHTPHSLIKTGDPGRMRDTLTSAVLNSLNSVLAEPIQDVLMQDAAGRLCIETKTTVDLEHALGMTAGNIFHGALSWPFAEDDEPLDTPARRWGVATDHDRILLCGSGSRRGGAVSGIGGHNAAMAVLESSR; via the coding sequence GTGGTCGGCGGCGGGCACAACGGGCTGGTCGCTGCGGCGTACCTGGCCCGCGCGGGACGCCGCGTGCAGGTGCTGGAGCGACTCGACCACGTCGGCGGTGCGGCCGTGTCGGCGCACGCCTTCGAGGGCGTCGACGCGCGGTTGTCCCGCTACTCCTATCTGGTGAGCCTGCTGCCCAGGCGCATCGTCGAGGACCTCGGCGCCCGGGTGCGGTTGGCGCGGCGGCGCTACTCCTCCTACACCCCCGACCCCGAGACCGGCGGCCGGACCGGACTGCTGATCGGCCCTTCGTCGACGTTCGGTGCGATCGGCGCGGACGCCGACGAGACGGGCTTCGACGAGTTCTACCAACGCGCGCGGGCGCTCACGTCGCGGTTGTGGCCGACCCTGCTGCAGCCGCTGTGCACCCGCTACGAGGCGCGCACTCAGGTGGGCGACGACGCCGCGTGGCGCTCGATCATCGACGAGCCGATCGGCCACGCCATCACCTCCGCGGTGTCCAACGACCTCGTGCGCGGAGTGATGGCCACCGACGCGCTGATCGGCACGTTCGCCCGACTCGACGACCCGTCGCTGACACAGAACATCTGCTTCCTCTACCACCTGCTCGGCGGTGGCACCGGCGACTGGGACGTCCCGATCGGCGGCATGGGCGCGGTCAGCGGCGCACTGGCCGCCGCCGCCACCGGACACGGCGCCGAAATCGCCTGCGGTGCAGATGTTTACCACATCGACCCGGACGGGCAGGTGTGCTACCGGCGCGACGGCCGGGAACACCGCGTGAACGCCACCCACGTGCTCGCGAACGTGACGCCGACGGTGCTGGCCGCACTGCTCGACGAGCCAGCACCCGACCAGGCACCGGGTGCGCAGGTGAAGGTCAACCTGATGTTGCGCAGGTTGCCCCGATTGCGCGACGAGACCGTCGGGCCGGAGCAGGCGTTCGGCGGGACGTTTCACATCAACGAGACCTACCGCCAGCTCGATACGGCCTACACCCGCGCCGACCACGGTGTGGTGCCCGATCCGCTGCCGTGCGAGATCTACTGTCACTCACTGACCGATCCCACCATCCTGTCCGACGAGCTGCGCGCCTCCGGCGCCCAGACGCTGACCGTGTTCGGCCTACACACTCCGCACTCGTTGATCAAGACGGGTGACCCCGGCCGGATGCGGGACACGTTGACCTCGGCAGTACTCAATTCGCTGAACTCCGTTCTGGCAGAGCCCATTCAGGATGTGCTGATGCAGGACGCGGCGGGCCGGCTGTGCATCGAGACGAAAACGACGGTGGATCTTGAACACGCGCTGGGTATGACGGCGGGCAACATCTTCCACGGTGCGCTGTCCTGGCCATTCGCCGAGGATGACGAGCCACTCGACACCCCGGCCAGACGGTGGGGCGTAGCCACCGACCACGATCGAATCCTGCTGTGCGGCTCCGGTTCCCGCCGCGGTGGCGCCGTATCGGGGATCGGCGGGCACAACGCGGCGATGGCGGTGCTGGAGAGCTCCCGCTAA
- a CDS encoding DUF2630 family protein — MAKDQDILNQVNELVAEEQRLREQLQHRDIDESEEHQRLRALEVQLDQCWDLLRQRRALRETGGDPRAASVRPPDEVEGYLN; from the coding sequence AAGGACCAAGACATTCTCAATCAGGTCAACGAACTGGTCGCAGAGGAGCAGCGCCTGCGGGAGCAGCTGCAGCACCGCGACATCGACGAGTCTGAGGAGCATCAGCGCCTGCGCGCCCTCGAAGTCCAGTTGGACCAGTGTTGGGACCTGCTGCGCCAGCGCCGGGCACTGCGAGAGACCGGCGGCGATCCCAGGGCCGCGAGCGTGCGCCCGCCCGACGAGGTCGAGGGCTACCTCAACTGA